The DNA sequence aaaagtgTTTCATAAGGTATCAAAATAACGGTAAAGTGGTGTTATCTACCACATTCCATAGAGTCACTTATTGTTATTTGCTAATCACCTATTGTTATAAAATCCTTATCTGATACCTGGAAAAAAATCTGCAAATATTGATAAGAAAATCGGTTTAGGAAACAATAGAAATGCTTAGGGGCTGCGCACTATATAAGGGAGGATTTTTCAAGAACGTGCACACTTACAGTTTCGACTGCAGACAGTGACTACATTATTGTGAAGTGaagattttcaatattattttgaaatcatggtgaataatttcaaaatgtcCGAGGAAGTTACGAATATTTCTAACTCCTCGCCACACAGACCGTCTCAAGCTGCTAATCAGAAACCACGTAAAGACAAAAGTGGTTTGAAAAAGGCAGCAACGGACAGAATATCGAAGAACAAAATACGAAGAGAGAAAACTAATCCCAAGCACAAGACGTCGAAGGGGATTAAAAAACAACAGCAAGACATCATTGATGCTGAATCTCCCTTCCACCCTGCGTTCCAGAGTTGTCGATCTGTAGACGAGTTCCAGTATCTCTACAAAATCGACGAAGGATCATTCGGAGTTATACATGGAGCAAAAGACAAACGGACGGGAGAACTCGTGGCCCtcaaacaactaaaaaaaatcaacgaaaGGGAAGGATACTCCATCGCCGCTCGGAGAGAGCTTGAGATATTGCATAAAATGCAGCATCCCAATATCGTCGCAAGCCGCGGACTAGCTTCGAGTTCCAGAAACGACCGAGTGTATATAGTCATGGAACTCGTTGACTACGATCTTAAAACTTTCATGCAGACAATGCACAGCAACAAACAGTTGTTCTCAGTTGAACACGTGAAATGCTTAATGAAGCAACTGTTGAGGGCGGTGCAACACCTTCATGACCATCACGTGATGCATCGCGACCTCAAAACAAGTAATATCTTGCTGTCGAACGAAGGTGTCCTGAAAGTGGCCGATTTCGGGATGGCCCGGGAATATGAACTTAATCCTCGGCTGTATACGCCAGCTGTAATGACACGCTGGTACCGGGCACCTGAAATACTGCTGCTGCTGAAAGAATACTCCTGCCCTGTCGATATATGGAGTATTGGGTGCATCTTCGCTGAATTGGTTACCTTGCGGCCACTGTTTCCCGGCTCATCTGAATTAAATCAGATGACCAGGATATTTAAGACTTTGGGGACGCCCTCAGACTCAATTTGGCCGGGTTTCAGCGAATTACGAAtggtgaaaaatattatgttcgaCCACTATCCTCCGGACGGGTTGCGCAAAAAAATAAGTCAGGAGCTACTTTCTGAACACGGACTGTCTTTACTGCAATGCCTTTTGACATATGATCCATCAAAAAGGATCACAGCAGCTGCTGCTTTAGAGCATGCGTACTTTGAGGAGCAGCCGGTGGCTGTCGAGCCGGCCATGTTCCTGACGTTACCCGCTCGCAGCGCTGTCAGGCCCGGGTGAGGTTCTCGGTTGCTGCTCAATTGCTCGCCATCAGCGCATCGAACAACGCTAAAGTAGTCAAGGAATGGAGAATGACTACATATTGTTAAGTGATTTAAATCATGCATTCCGTAAACAATATCAATATGTCAGAGGGAATTCTAATTCCATGACCATGTAAAGCTGTATGGAATGCGTACTTCGAACCACGCATCGGGAGGAAAGTGGTCTAAAAATCGCCGCTAATCATAATATAACATCAATATAAAGAGAAAGACAAAAACAGCAGCACAGGCTAAGCAAAACACGTAGCTGTAGCTATAATACCTGTACTTCATAGGTACGTTTCTGTCCAGACAATCTCTTGAGGAGTTCCAATATTTAAACAGAATTGCAGAAGCCTTTGGAGCAACGTGAAGTGCCTAATGCTCCAACTCTTTAGCGCCGTTCAGCATCTTCACAAGAATTGGATACTCCACCGTGATCTCAAACCCAGTAACATATTACTGTCGTATGAAGGTGTACTCAAAGTGGCAGATTTTGGGTTAGCGCGAGAATATGAATTGCCTCCCCGGCAATACACGCCGGGTATGGTTACCTTATGGTACCGGGCGCCTGAACTGTTGCTGTTTGCAAATGAATATTCTACTCATATCGACATGTGGAGTATCGGATGCATATTTGCGGAGTTGATTACATTGCAACCACTGTTTCCTGGAAGTTCTGAGTGTGATCAACTATTCAGAATATTCGAGGGTTTGGGAACACCTACAGACACAACTTGGCCCGGCTACAGTGAATTACCTGTaggtaaaattacttttaaaaaccaTCCAACCGGTCGACTGCGGGAGACAATGAATAATCTTCTTTCAAACGATGGGCTATCGCTAATACAAGACTTTTTGCTGTATGATCAAGCGGCAAGAGTGACAGCAGACGCCGCTTTGAATCATCCATATTTCGAAGAAGAGCCGGTGGCGATGGAGCCCGCCATGTTCCTACCATCGCTGTGGTCAGAGTACGTCGCGCAGAACTCCAGCTCTGAGACGGGAGAGAGCGAGCATTAAAGACACCAGGACAGAAGTATTTTGAAAGAGGCAGCAAAGGACAGAATTTCTCGGTAGATTTAATGAAGAAACGTTCGAAGTCGTTAACAGAGAAAACTAGCAAACAGGTGACTTAGTTGcactaaaacatataaaataaataatataatatgacagGATTTTCCACCGCGCAGGAGGAATCAACTAACTGATGGAGATGGAGCATATATTATGAACATTGTCACAGGACACGAGATCGCGGTGGGCTCCAGAAGTGACGAGGTATTCCTAGTTATGGAATATGTGCCCAATGAAATGAACAGTTTAATGCACACAATGCGTAACAACAGGGTAACGTTTGGCCCCGAACACGTAAAGTGCCTAATGGTTCAATTGCTGACCGCCGTTCAATATCTCCACCACAGCAGTGTATTTCACCGTGATCTCAAAACATCCAATATTCTACTTACCGAAGATGGTATACTGAAGGTGGCAGATTTTGGTCAGCAAGATACGCCAGATATGGTTACACGCCGGTACCGCGCGCCAGAACTTCTACTTCTCTACTTAGCAAAACATACGGCACTCCTATGTACATGCGGAGTGTCGGGTGTGTATTTGGAGATTCTGGTAGaatcacaaataaaatcaacagaTCAATCAGGAACACCAGATACTGAGGTTGCCCAAACTTCCTTTCACCTAGTTTTACAAAACAGTAAGTTGATTGGAGACTTTAAAGTTATCAATAGAATTGATGAAAGAACATAGAACGGTGTTGTATACAGAGCAAGTGACAAGCAAAAAGACGGCGTAGTTGTCCTGAAACATCTTAAAACATTTGATGAGAGGTCAGGATTCTCCATCGCTGCACAGAGAGAGCTCGACCTACTAATGGAGATGGAACATATCAACATAGTCACAGGACACGAGATTGCGGTGGGCTCCAGACGCGACGTATAATCTAAAACAGCTAACACATGGTACTGTGCGTTTGAACTACTGCTACTTAACAAAACATACGCCACTCCTATACACTTGTGGAGTGTGTatttgctaaattaattaatttccaaCCACTGTTTTTCGGTACATTTTAGTCGAATCGAGAATGTTGGACATTCTGATGAAATCACAAATAACTTCAACAAATCAATCAGAAACACCAGATAGCGAGGTTGATTGAGTATAAATTTATCAATAGAATTGATGAAGAAACATACGGAGTCGTATATAGATCAAGCGACAACAATACAAACAGGCGACATTGTTGCcctaaaacatttcaaaaaaattTATGAGACGACAGGATTCTCCATCGCCGCGCAGAGAGAGCTCGACCTACTGATGGAGATGGAGCACATCAACATTGTCACAGGACACGAGATCGCGGTGGGCTCCAGACGCGACCAATAGTCTGAAACAGACCGCCATAAACGTATACAAAAGTATACCGACAAGAAATCACAGATAAATTCAACAAATCAATCAGAAACACCAGATACCGTATTCCTAGTAATGGAGTACGTGCCTCATGAAGTGTACACAGAatgtacaaaaacaaaatacgatGAGCGAAATCACCATCAGCGCATCGGACGGCGCTCAAGTAGTTTGGGAATTAATCGTCATCGAATTTGcgaatgtaaatgtaaataatatttttttaatataaaatgtattatttagttaagtttttttataattaatgtattttatgtaatgtatgtgtatattgtatataaatcTGCTtgttataatgtattattataacacctttttaaatgttaaaattagtatgaaataaaaatttactatgataaaattaattattttgtttaattgtttccttttacaaatttaaataacttaaatattatttcagtatTAAAAATCTAACTGGGACTTTATGACATAGTGAGAAGTTTAAAAAGGGAGAATAGATAGATTCCATGCAGttagacatatatttttttctaactatcttaataagaaaatataatagaatatacaatagaaataaaagctttaaaaaagctctttattataaaaatatttatctaacgGTAGGTACTAGGACTTCATAACATATTAagaagtgtttaaaaaaataaagaatacatcaacaacatatttaataactgtatcaataaataaattgaaatatgttaTTAAAGTGAATAGTGCAGTAAAAACAGAAAGAATACGATAAGTGTAAACAAACAACATCTACTCAAAAGATTGCGTAGAATGGGTTAAAGATTTCGAATTTCCTACTAGTCCTAACGTAGTAAACCAAACACAAAGCCTTGGTAACCTAGAAAAAGCCTCGATACcatacagcctgattttttataattatcacaAACCAATGTTATTCTGAGGGTTAGGTTCCATTCAAACATtccgtttttattattagaacttatgacgggatatttaccatgtttattcacttcgacgagtttctgatatttcggcactgttgcaactgtgtaaaacccgcaaaagtGCCATGAAAGAAggaagttcgcgagcggacacagtgagttttgtatGTCTAGAATTTAATCGAGTTACAAATGACAATGGTagcggtgtcagcaaaaaacgaacgagaaagagggtagaccgatttgtctgctcttaaacatccacccgcatttactccagttcatccgtgatcatggcgcttgcaacagtgccgaaatatcggaaacttgtCGAAGTGaacaaacatggtaaatatcccgtcataagttctaataatagtgttagtgaccatgttagtttaaaaacttatattccgtttttaaataaaaataaaagctttgcCAAAAAAATAAACGACTTCACTGAACaaaaatcagttaaaaataacactaaaatggTACCGAAAAGGTATGCTTGAAAGAAGAAAGccagagaagaaaaagaaaagccaGCACAAAATGCTGGCATGTGCTAAACATATGGGTCCAAAGTTAGTAATAGTTTGTTAGTAGACTAGAACCTATATTTGAGTATTTCATTCAACTCCATACTAGCTTAGTATCGGTTGCGGGATCCGAGACAGTCATGCATGCAACTGAAGATgcgccagacttcagtgttccggtgttttcatcgTAGTATCTACAGTAGATCCTGTCTTACAGGAGTTGAAGCTGTTTGGGAGGTTATGGGAGTTTGtccgatttaaaaaaagataactaCATGGTTATTTCACACGATACGGGACACCtggtattttaaaatttgttttaaaacagtaaaaatattactttgaatGACAATACAATGAAGGTCATACGAATGTCTATACTCATTGCTGCGCACAATACAATAGGTTTCGGGTGCAGCGCTAAGCCGGCGATACAGATAAGGGGTCGTGAAAAGttctgagaaaatatttttttatcttggcaCAAAAGtaactgttttaatttattgtatactaCCCTATTGTGTTACTACGAATACgtgtagtaggtaggtagtatgCAGTGTTTTAGTATTTCTCAGGATGCGTGGTATTTTTTAGGGCATATACAGATTGCAAGAAGTATGGATCAAAtaaatttagaatttttaacTTCTATGTAGTTCTCTACTATCACTCAATCTACTTACACTTCAACTTAcgcaattataaaataataaataaaagaaacaaccAGCATCTCTTCTTATAGGAAACACAGTAATTTTAGCGATAAAACAGTtctttaataacaaacaaaacaacgaaTAGTCAAAAGTTATCAACCAGGCGTAGTTGGGCGCAGACGTTTTTATGATCTTCTATGTAGTTTACTATCTACTTTGACgaacataactataactatgtAACATCCTTCTTTTCTAATATGAACCACAAATCTTTTAGCAATCAAATAACTTTTAATGACATTCATTTAAACTCATTATCTAACGGCCGACATTATATAACAACCGATCATAATCCAATATCTGTGATTTGACGTCTGTTTTAGACAGAAACTCCTTGCAAAAAATGccaaaattcaataatttcGGCCGCAAGTTTAGTTGACTATTAAACTGAGATATGTACTACTCCACTGAATTAGTAATTAAGTGAAGCGTTTCTATACTCGGGTACAATCACGTTAATGTCGAGAGATTGAATTCCGTAGTTTTAcaaacaaagtttatttattcactaTCACAACCTTTCTCCTCTCAACGATATACatattaaagaatttaaatgatGCGACGGAagagaaataatattatgtttttgtggcatgaaattaaagaaaattataattttgaacagTGCGAAAAAGTTTCTTCAAATGCGTGGGaagtaaatattcatttaaaagtgTTTCATAAGGTATCAAAATAACGGTAAAGTGGTGTTATCTACCACATTCCATAGAGTCACTTATTGTTATTTGCTAATCACCTATTGTTATAAAATCCTTATCTGATACCTGGAAAAAAATCTGCAAATATTGATAAGAAAATCGGTTTAGGAAACAATAGAAATGCTTAGGGGCTGCGCACTATATAAGGGAGGATTTTTCAAGAACGTGCACACTTACAGTTTCGACTGCAGACAGTGACTACATTATTGTGAAGTGaagattttcaatattattttgaaatcatggtgaataatttcaaaatgtcCGAGGAAGTTACGAATATTTCTAACTCCTCGTCACACAGACCGTCTCAAGCTGCTAATCAGAAACCACGTAAAGACAAAAGTGGTTTGAAAAAGGTAGCAACGGACAGAATATCCAAAACCAAAATACGGAGAGAGAAAACTAATGCCAAGCACAAGACGTCGAAGGGGATTAAAAAACAACAGCAAGACATCATTGATGCTGAATCTCCCTTCCACCCGGCGTTCCAGAGTTGTCGATCTGTAGACGAGTTCCAGTATCTCTACAAAATCGACGAAGGATCATTTGGAGTTATACATGGAGCAAAAGACAAACGGACAGGAGAACTCGTGGCCCtcaaacaactaaaaaaaatcaacgaaaGGGAAGGATACTCCATCGCCGCTCGGAGAGAGCTTGAGATATTGCATAAAATGCGACATCCCAATATCGTCGCAAGCCGCGGACTAGCGTCAAGTTCCAGGAACGACCGAGTGTATATAGTCATGGAGCTCGTTGACTACGATCTTAAAACTTTCATGCAGACAGTGCACAGAAACAAGCAGTTGTTTTCTGTCGAACATGTGAAATGCTTAATGAAGCAGCTGTTGAGGGCGGTGCAACACCTTCATGACCATCACGTGATGCATCGTGACCTCAAAACAAGTAATATCTTGCTGTCCAACGAAGGTGTCCTGAAAGTGGCCGATTTCGGGATGGCCCGAGAATACGAACTTAATCCTCGGCTATATACGCCAGCTGTAATGACACGCTGGTACCGGGCACCTGAAATACTGCTGCTGCTGAAAGAATACTCCTGCcctgtcgacatgtggagtgttGGGTGCATCTTCGCTGAATTGGTTACCTTGCGGCCGCTGTTTCCCGGCTCATCTGAATTGGATCAGATGACCAAGATATTTAAGACTTTGGGGACGCCCTCAGACTCAATTTGGCCGGGTTTCAGCGAATTACGAAtggtgaaaaatattatgttcgaCAACTATCCTCCGGGCGGGTTGCGCAAAAAAATAAGTCAGGAGCTGCTTTCTGAAGACGGACTGTCTTTACTGCAATGCCTTTTGACATTTGATCCATCAAAAAGGATCACAGCAGCCGCTGCTTTAGAGCACGCGTACTTCGAGGAGCAGCCGGTGGCGGTGGAGCCGGCCATGTTCCTGTCGTTACCCGCTCGCGGCGCTGTCAGGCCCGGGTGAGGTTCTCGGCTCCTGCTCAATTTCTCACCATCAGCGCATCGGACAATGCCGAAGAAGACAAGGAATGGAAAATCACTCAATGACTACATATTGTAACGTAAAGTGGTTTAAATCACGGTTTCTCTGAACAATCTCAAAATGTCAGAGGGAGTTTGAGACAGTTCTAATTTCTCGTTATACAGACCATTGCAAGCTGTAATCAATACGTACTTCGAAAGGTACGGAACGGGTACTTTGAACTACGCATCGGGAGTAAAGTGGTCTAAAAGTCGCCgctaaacataaaaataaaaaatagagaaaaaagaTTAATCAGTACAAGAACAGCAGAACGCGTCAAGCAAAACACGTAGCTGTAGCTGCAACACTTGTACCTCCCTTACGCCATGTGTATCAGAGCAGACGATCTCTTGAGgagtttcaatatttaaaaatattcagaagAGGCCTATCTAGCTGTGTTCAGACCTCGGGATGAGACGACAAAAGAAATAGTTGCTCTCAAACAAATTACTACAGATAACAAGGATGAAGGATTGTTCAAAGCTGCTATGAGAGAGTTAAAAACTTTACTCAAAATTCAGAATCCAAGCAGTATCGCCGGGCGAGAACTGGTAGTAGGCACCAATAAGGAGGAAGTGTTTGTAGTCATGGACTATGTCCCTCGTGATTTGAGAAATTATATAGATTCCATGAACAAAAACAGACAATCATTTTCACCGGGCCACGTGAAGTGCCTAATGGTCCAACTCCTTAGCGCAGAGAAGAGTGACAGCAGACGCCGCTTTGAATCATCCATATTTCGAAGAAGAGCCGGTGGCGATGGAGCCGGCCATGTTCCTGCCATCGCTGTGGGCAGATTTCGTTAAACAATACTCAGCCTCTGACACAGGAGAGAAGAAGGCGAGCAGTAAAAACAGAAGCATAGAAGTAGTTTGGAAAAGGcagcaaaatacaaaataaatatatatacaaatacaaaatatgcaGAGAAAAACATAATCACAAACACAAGATATCGAGGCGCCCGCCTCGACTACTGCTGCATTTGAAAGAATACTCCTGCCGACATGTGGAGTGTATGATATATATTCACTGAATTGATAACCTTGCGGCCACTGTTTCCCGGCACATCTGAATTGGATCAGATGACCAAGATATTTAAGACTTTGGGGACGCCCTCAGACTCAATTTGGCCGGGTTTCAGCGAATTACGAAtggtgaaaaatattatgttcgaCCACAATCCTCCGGGCAGGTTGTGCAAAAAATGAAATCAGAAACTGCTTTCTGAAGACGGGCTATCCTTACCGCAagttcttttaaattataatccTTTAACTTATAAATCACAGCAGCCGCTGTCATTGAGCACGCATACCTTAAGGAGCAACCAATGGAGTCAGCTGTGATCCCTGTCGTGCGCTCGTTGCACTGTCACGCACGTGTGAGGACGACGATGTCAAGCTGTATTTAAAAAAGCA is a window from the Spodoptera frugiperda isolate SF20-4 chromosome 10, AGI-APGP_CSIRO_Sfru_2.0, whole genome shotgun sequence genome containing:
- the LOC126911177 gene encoding cyclin-dependent kinase 11B-like: MWSIGCIFAELITLQPLFPGSSECDQLFRIFEGLGTPTDTTWPGYSELPVGKITFKNHPTGRLRETMNNLLSNDGLSLIQDFLLYDQAARVTADAALNHPYFEEEPVAMEPAMFLPSLWSEYVAQNSSSETGESEH
- the LOC126911176 gene encoding serine/threonine-protein kinase PITSLRE-like translates to MSEEVTNISNSSPHRPSQAANQKPRKDKSGLKKAATDRISKNKIRREKTNPKHKTSKGIKKQQQDIIDAESPFHPAFQSCRSVDEFQYLYKIDEGSFGVIHGAKDKRTGELVALKQLKKINEREGYSIAARRELEILHKMQHPNIVASRGLASSSRNDRVYIVMELVDYDLKTFMQTMHSNKQLFSVEHVKCLMKQLLRAVQHLHDHHVMHRDLKTSNILLSNEGVLKVADFGMAREYELNPRLYTPAVMTRWYRAPEILLLLKEYSCPVDIWSIGCIFAELVTLRPLFPGSSELNQMTRIFKTLGTPSDSIWPGFSELRMVKNIMFDHYPPDGLRKKISQELLSEHGLSLLQCLLTYDPSKRITAAAALEHAYFEEQPVAVEPAMFLTLPARSAVRPG